Proteins from a genomic interval of Triplophysa dalaica isolate WHDGS20190420 chromosome 13, ASM1584641v1, whole genome shotgun sequence:
- the ppil6 gene encoding probable inactive peptidyl-prolyl cis-trans isomerase-like 6, with protein sequence MGTGLYHQNMASATQLQIVGLMNKYNFQIAKGIAEGLKTKFTESFDDPVILPLLECDWHGYLSNKKRELKGEVWQYTGCLMCFVNGQFLGDERKLSSWAEREWKFSFHRPLPLYKALAEEYYSNNLRSTGHIFVYMDVEIGGQAAGRLMFELFSELCPKTCRNFKALCTGEVGLSKSNLELSYIGSIFHRVVPKGWVQGGDILPGRKGNGGESIYGPTFEDENFIVSHNKRGILGMANQGPHSNASQFYITLQPASWMDYKYVAFGQLVEGTEVLKKLEEVPTYNERPKHDCKIIACGVIEP encoded by the exons ATGGGAACGGGACTCTATCATCAAAACATGGCGTCTGCAACACAATTACAAATCGTCGGTCTGATGAACAAATATAATTTCCAAATAGCCAAAGGCATTGCAGAG GGATTGAAAACTAAATTCACGGAGTCGTTTGATGATCCAGTTATTTTGCCACTGCTCGAATGTGACTGGCATGGCTACTTATCTAACAAAAAGAGG GAGCTGAAAGGAGAGGTTTGGCAATACACCGGCTGTCTTATGTGCTTTGTAAACGGTCAGTTTCTCGGTGATGAGAGGAAGCTATCCAGCTGGGCAGAAAGAGAGTGGAAGTTTTCTTTCCATCGACCACTGCCACTTTATAAGGCCCTGGCTGAGGAGTATTACAGCAACAACCTACGAAGCACTGGg cacatttttgtttatatggACGTTGAAATTGGTGGACAGGCAGCTGGCAGACTGATGTTTGAG CTGTTCTCAGAACTGTGTCCAAAGACATGTAGGAACTTTAAGGCCTTATGCACTGGAGAGGTAGGCTTGTCCAAGAGTAATCTTGAGTTGAGCTACATAGGTTCGATTTTCCACAGAGTTGTGCCAAAGGGCTGGGTGCAGGGAGGAG ATATTCTACCTGGAAGGAAAGGCAATGGGGGAGAGTCTATATATGGCCCAACATTTGAGG ATGAGAATTTTATTGTCTCTCACAACAAGCGTGGCATCCTGGGAATGGCTAACCAAGGTCCACATAGCAATGCTTCTCAGTTCTACATCACACTACAACCAGCTTCCTGGATGGACTACAAATACGTGGCATTTGg GCAACTTGTTGAAGGCACAGAGGTTCTGAAGAAACTAGAGGAAGTGCCCACATACAACGAAAGGCCTAAGCACGACTGCAAAATAATAGCCTGTGGAGTGATTGAGCCCTGA
- the henmt1 gene encoding small RNA 2'-O-methyltransferase: MNTPFSPPLYMQRYQFVVDYVQTYRPRKVIDLGCAECCLLGKLKFHRDCVQLLVGVDINADSLLKRRRLLAPLMSDYLQPSIGPLTIELYQGSVTEREPCTRGFDLVTCVELIEHLELAEVESFSEVVFGYMAPGAVIISTPNSEFNPLLPGLRGFRNYDHKFEWTRAEFQAWAHRVCREHGYSVQFTGVGESFDCWTDVGFCTQIGVFQRNYDETNWSMTTTEHLEPSVYRLLYRVVYPSLCDNNIYQKTLVNEVLYEAQRLRQEWLQKNIDSNNNTHVHSYPSVEAEHRGAEGGADEQLPVYQQGGTICVPLSSVWSRPRVRGLCGTLHRLREILLDDSLMRLNADGTVLILPAVDDDEDEDEEEDKEDKDEEVKTASDVAENVKEDWDEELTSFGNV, from the exons atgAATACACCGTTTTCTCCTCCGCTCTACATGCAGAGATATCAGTTTGTTGTTGATTACGTGCAAACGTACCGTCCTAGAAAG GTAATTGATTTAGGATGCGCCGAGTGTTGCTTGCTTGGAAAACTCAAGTTTCATCGCGACTGTGTACAGTTATTAGTGGGGGTTGATATAAACGCTGATTCCCTTCTAAAAAGAAG GCGTTTACTGGCACCACTCATGAGCGATTACCTACAACCAAGCATTGGGCCTTTGACCATTGAGTTATACCAGGGCTCGGTCACAGAGAGAGAGCCGTGCACTAGAGGATTTGATCTTGTGACGTGTGTTGAGTT AATCGAACACTTGGAACTTGCGGAGGTGGAGAGCTTCTCAGAGGTGGTCTTTGGGTACATGGCACCTGGTGCCGTGATCATCAGCACACCAAACTCGGAATTCAACCCGCTCTTGCCGGGCCTGAGAGGATTCAGAAACTATGACCACAAGTTTGAGTGGACCAGAGCTGAGTTTCAGGCCTG GGCTCACAGAGTTTGTAGAGAACATGGTTATTCTGTACAGTTTACTGGAGTCGGAGAATCCTTTGACTGTTGGACAGATGTGGGATTCTGCACCCAGATTGGTGTGTTCCAGAGAAATTATGATGAGACAAATTGGTCCATGACTACCACTGAGCATTTGGAACCCTCGGTGTACAGACTG TTGTACAGGGTGGTGTATCCGAGTCTCTGTGATAACAACATCTACCAGAAGACTCTGGTTAATGAAGTCCTGTATGAGGCACAACGACTGAGACAGGAATGGCTTCAGAAGAACATTGACTCTAACAACAATACACATGTCCACAGTTATCCATCAGTGGAAGCGGAACACCGTGGAGCTGAAGGGGGCGCAGATGAACAGCTGCCTGTGTATCAGCAGGGTGGCACCATTTGCGTCCCCTTGTCAAGCGTATGGTCGAGACCTAGAGTAAGAGGGCTGTGTGGGACCCTGCATCGTCTTCGAGAGATACTGCTGGATGATTCGCTGATGAGGCTGAATGCTGATGGAACGGTGCTAATATTGCCTGCtgttgatgatgatgaggatgaggatgaggaggaagacAAAGAAGACAAAGATGAGGAGGTGAAAACGGCTTCAGATGTAGCAGAAAATGTAAAGGAGGACTGGGACGAGGAGCTTACAAGCTTTGGAAATGTATAA
- the fam102bb gene encoding protein FAM102B: MMMKKKKFKFRVDFELDELSSVPFVNGVLFCKVRLLDGGFSEESSRETVQANCVRWRKRFSFPCKMSANAGTGVLDPCVCRVSVRKELKGGKTYAKLGFADLNLAEFAGSGSTTRRCLLEGYDTKNTRQDNSILKVIISTQLMSGDPCFKTPPSTATVIGVQSDAESLLEDRRGGEIQKPFLSLSETSGKCGSLPDELGLCGHSRTSSYASQQSKVSGYSTGHSRSSSLSEFSHRRNTSVGSASTGIASIPEPSEESDQTTAPPIAPGGCAAVPEHPSTPDRAASRYPVKQDSMESQMKRMDATRVDADDVVEKILQSQDFTHSLLDSSAEEEGLRLFVGPGGSTALGSHHLPVRVGAGAYEQVVIKR, translated from the exons atgatgatgaagaaaaagAAGTTTAAGTTCAGGGTGGATTTTGAGCTGGACGAGCTGTCATCGGTACCGTTCGTGAACGGAGTTCTGTTCTGCAAAGTCCGTCTGCTCGACGGCGGCTTCTCGGAGGAGTCTTCGCG GGAGACGGTTCAGGCAAACTGTGTACGCTGGAGAAAACGATTCTCCTTCCCCTGTAAAATGAGCGCTAATGCTGGCACCGGAGTCCTTGATCCCTGTGTGTGTCGGGTTTCAGTTAGAAAG gAACTGAAAGGTGGAAAGACTTATGCAAAG CTGGGTTTCGCTGATCTCAACCTGGCTGAGTTTGCTGGCTCAGGCAGCACGACACGCAGGTGTCTGCTGGAGGGTTATGACACAAAGAACACCAGACAAGACAACTCCATTCTAAAG GTGATCATAAGCACACAGTTAATGTCTGGAGACCCTTGCTTCAAAAC GCCTCCGTCCACGGCCACTGTGATAGGCGTTCAGAGTGATGCCGAGAGCCTGCTGGAGGAcaggagaggaggagagatacAGAAGCCATTTCTGAGCCTCTCAG AGACATCAGGGAAGTGTGGCTCTCTGCCTGATGAACTGGGGCTGTGCGGACACTCGAGAACGTCCAGTTACGCTAGTCAGCAGTCCAAAGTATCTG GCTACAGTACGGGTCACTCGCGGTCCTCCAGTCTTTCAGAGTTCTCCCACAGGAGAAACACTTCGGTGGGCAGTGCTTCCACTGGCATTGCCAGCATCCCCGAGCCCAGTGAGGAGAGTGACCAAACTACAGCGCCCCCTATAGCTCCGGGGGGCTGCGCTGCAGTGCCTGAACACCCATCAACCCCTGACAGAGCTGCCAGCAG GTATCCGGTAAAACAGGACTCGATGGAGTCTCAGATGAAGAGGATGGATGCCACACGGGTGGATGCTGATGATGTGGTGGAGAAGATCCTGCAGAGTCAGGATTTCACACACAGTCTGCTGGACTCTAGTGCTGAAG AGGAAGGTCTGCGTTTGTTTGTGGGTCCGGGTGGAAGCACAGCACTTGGTAGTCATCACCTTCCCGTCAG GGTTGGAGCAGGTGCCTACGAACAGGTGGTGATTAAACGCTAG